The sequence tcagtgttctgtttatttaatttccagacCAAACAGTGATATTTCTGATGAGATTTGATGTAACATTTCAGCGGCATAAGGAACTTAACAAGCAGCAGTTTAAAGACTGAATATTGACTTCCTGGTTTTAtggatttgaaaaaaaaacaaaaaaaaaacaaaaacaaaaaaaaaaacgtaatggCTGCTTTGAGTTgatatgaattaataaaatatgaaggGTCTTATTTACACTAGCATACAATTTACCATTGTTTCTATTATTCACTCTCTCTTCccaactctccatctctctcatgTATTCATTCTCTCTGGCCTTACTCTCTGTCTGTTATATATTCACGCTCATTTTTCTCTCAATCCACTTTCTCTgttgtctgtctcactctcatacattcactctgttctttctgtttcgtatattctctctctctctctctctctctctctctctctctctctctctctctctctctctctctctctctctctctctctccctctctctctctctctctctctctctctccctctctaggAAATCTCCTGAGTGGAAGGTGAGTGGAGCAGCACTAAAAGCTCAACCCtctgacagagtgtgtgttctggCCATTCCCCGTGGACCCGCTGTTGGCTGGCAGCCTGACCGCCCTCTGCTGCCCACTGTGAGTAAATCTATGATGAAAATAAGTTAACATGTCCTCTACAGGGAACACACTTTAATATGACATCTTTCTGTGCGTTTTATAAGAGATAATGAAATACACACCAAATATATCACTGTTTAATTTCAATTACAAGGTTGTGAAGAAGTTAGAATAGGGATTACTACATATATGTGGAAAGATCACCGTAAACCCATATACCACATAAATCCACTTAAACATGGGAATATTAATAAGTACTTACAATCACATTCCTGTCATTGATTTAACCTCTAAacactcatctctgttcatcaaaatgGCACGTTTAGATGGTTTTCTGATGCCTCCACATTCCCCTAATGCCTGAAAAGGAGCTTTGACTTTGATGTAGCTCTAAACCTTTGGTAAACCATGCATCGCACCAAACAAATCATTTAAGGAAAAGCTTCTTATTCATTATAAACAAAGCATCTTTTCGTAAGGTCAGTCTCTGAGTTGCTCGGTGCTACACTGTGAAGGGCAGCGTTTATAATGCAAATTGTCCATGATTACAGTGCTCTGAGCAGATGTTTGTTACCACCTGCTTTAACCACACCTGAGCTGATGAAAGGAGGCCTTGATGTGAGCTGCTTTACTGAGTTACATGTGGTAGACCGGTGTTGACATTAACCAGTGCAGTGCTGTGAAGGCTCCAGGCTGAAAAATTACGAAGACAACAAAATGGAACCGAGTGGTCTATATGTCCATGTTCAACCCTCTCATACTCTCTGAGTTTCTGCTGCAGAACAAGTAGAGAACTGTTTAACCTCTAAGCTGCTGGCTGCTTTAAGGGAACCATTCTggagaactgctgttctcacagaaaaacaaactccCCTGAGGCTTTGTTTTGATTCAGAAGCCGTTTAAGAGAGagtggtatgtttgagtaagaaaccaATTGCACCTTGTGTATATTTGAAGTTTAATTTTCCTGGAagatttttttcattgtttgaattaccagagacactcatttgtaactcgagcagctggattcattcattgtctggtcACGGTGggaccggagcctacccggaatcactgggcccaaggctagaacacacacagtagggggggtgccagtcctttgcagtgcgacatacactcacacattcactcacacttatggacatttTTAAGTGGCCAATacacctacaaatgtgtttttggactgtgggaggaaagtggagcacctagaggaatcccacacggacacagggagaacagactaagctcctcacagacagtcaccctgggcTTGAAgctcacaaccccaggaccctggagctgtgtgagagtgacaccacctgctgccgCCCCTACGTAGtacatctgaaacagcaaaaataaatacataatattacccacctatggagcggGAATAGAGCGACATCCTCAACCCATTTCATGGTCTTTCCACAATCCGAGCACCTCCAGTTGCccttactcagtcactcaggaGTGAACACCTGAGCTATTGTGGGCCGATCCACTTAGTTTCTTTCCCAATTACTGAGCCATTTCTGTGTACAATCACTGGACCATTTTCTAGAgtgcagacagactggagagctagcagatGGTGAGGAAACTTATTCAAAATGTATTCGATTAAACAAAGCATCCTGACCATCGTATTAAACAAGGGACTAAGCTCAGTGTTCCAGGAGAACATTAACTTCCTAATtctattatattattttgtgttgaaTAATGATAAGAAGGTGGTCAAGTCTATGCACTGATAGATAATGAGACCAGGTCTATTAAACACAGGCTTGGATGGCTAATGCACCACTGTGGACAAAACTCACCTCACTATTGCATTGCACTCTTGCACATAAAGGCTCTTCACACCtagtatttctttttatttgtctTTGTGTCTCATAATTTCTTCAAATTTCCCTGTCCCTGTCTTCACCCCTATTGTTTACCCTGTTCTCCCTCTCCTACAGTCACTTTATCCCCTTCTTCCTCTTTACTTTTACCATTTGCCTTCCTTTCTTCCTCTCACATATTTtgtctttctccttctcctctttctcttcctgACTGTTCATTTCTGCCAATTCTATTCATATTTACCTTGAAAATTGTTACGTTTATTATAAAAacgaaatgaaaaaaaaaaacatgacatatGCATATAATATGTGTCATTTACCAAATATataagtaatattttttttctttctctctctctctctcagttaggTATGGCATTGAGATCACCTGAGGCAAGTGCCCGGATCTGCCAGCTGGCACAACCAAAAAAGACGCATGTACTGTTGACTGAAAAATCACTGTCTGCTGCACCTTTACTTAAACCTTCTGTTCGCACCCACTTCTTGGCCAGTAAGTTACTGCCCTCATCCTCTCATCTTAATGGCCATCTTTTATAGAACATGTAGTACATGAGTATTGTTCTGTCACATATTGTGTTTACTCTACTCTGACCTGGTTGTATGTATTAATTTACTTCAGTTTattttagggctggacaataattcagtatcatTATTTATCACAATGTAtaatgtttcagtaacaatgatatgattttcagtattatttacaacatctgtcactgactgacggtcattacaggCCACTGTcatcacttcattcattcattcttacaTAGTCTGTAAccgcggtgggtcaagagcctactcggaatcattgagcgcaaggcaggaacacaccctggagggtgcgccagtccttcactgggcaacacacacacatgaacgcacacacacagacacttttgagtcgccaatccacctaccaatgtgtgtttttggaccgtgggaggaaactgaagcacccggagggaacccacgcagaccctgggagaacacaccacactcctcacagacagtcacccggaggaaacccacacagacacagggagaacacaccacactcctcacagacagtcacccggaggaaacccacgcagacacagggagaacacaccacactcctcacagtcacccacccagaggaaacccatgcagacacagggagaacacatcacactcctcacagacagtcacccggaggaaacccacacagatatttcttgtttgttcttggaagttttaagtttattttatactgttcttattaatatcggaattatatcgcaTCTACCAAAatcaagaaatatattgtgatatcatTTTTGCTCATATCACCCAGCccttgtttatttacattggTGTTATACTCTGCCACAGGTCTGATTGAATGTTTTGCATACTGTATTTGTTCAGTCATGCTAATGCATGTGATGTGAGCAAGGATTCAAATGCTCCTTTGGTTTATTCAGTTGTGTGTTCTTCTTAAATGTTTTACTGCAGTAGAGCAATCTGAGGTTTGCCTGCATTACTACAGCTGTGTTAATGACATTTGTATCCCATTTCCTATCCATCCTCCTTTCTCCACTCCTTTCCTAGCCCCTAAACAGGAGCACCCCCAGTATTCTCCGGATAGGCCTGTGTCATGTCCTGTGGTGAGGTCTGCTCTGGAGGCAGTAGCCAGCGAGAGGCTGCAGGTCCTAGCTACTCCAAGGCTCCGCAAGCCTCTGTTTGATGGGTTTGACCCGTATAGAGTGAGTTCAGCTGCCCTTGCTGCTATTGCATCCCCCAGGCTTCAGGAGCTGTCCCTGCCCCCAGCACGCAGGTGCAGGACCAAATGAACAGACATAATTAAAAGCCTGATTCTAatatcaaattatatatatatatatgtgtgtatataaaacaTGCAACACCCACTTCACTTGGACACTTCCACATATAACAGTTCATGCTCGTGCTAAAATGTTGTAACCATTAAATAACAGTGTCTTGTTATAATTCTGCATAAAATCAGGCGATGTTTAGCTGAAATTCTAGGGAAGTGAAAGTGTATCCACACAAATGTTTGTCAAACAGGACAGTGCAGGGGAAATTAGTATTAGATTGATATTCTTTGAATAGGAATTGAGATCAGGAGGGTTTATACTTTAcgttgtgtgttctctggatATAGTAGCATTAAGTCATTCTGTAAAAAGGACACAACATGTGGGCtgtgtttctctggtgtgttgATGATTACAGAGAAGATCAATTGATAATATGTAGTCATTCTAAGATGAGAATTATGGAATGAGCATTTTTatagactgtctgtgaggagtgtggtgtgttctccctgtgtttgcgtgggtttcctctgggtgactgtctgtgaggagtgtggtgtgttctccctgtgtccgtgtgggtttcctccgggtgctctgctttccttccacagtccaaaaaaacacattggtaggtggattggcgactcaaaagtgtccgtaggtgtgagtgttgccctgtgaaggactggcgccccctccagggtgtattcctgccttgcgcccaatgattccaggtaggctctggacccaccgtgaccctgaactggataagggttacagataatggatggatggacctAAAATTAGGTCATTTCCTAAACTTTTATGAGGTCACCTATTCATCTCTCAATCCTGTGTTAATTTTTGCTGAAATCAGACCAGTGCTGAACGGACATGTGTTGTCAGGACTTGTCTAGTCACCTACCACGACAAGTTCCCAAGCACATTGATATTTCACCGCCTGTACTCAAGGCTATCAAGACAAATCAATAGAAGAAATATGATATGTTGTGAGCTGAAGCACACATTTACCACAGGTGCAACATTTCCAATGTCTAAACTCTAACAAAGCCACAATACAATGGCAAGCCATTGACATTCAGGTAAATGTGTAACAAACAACACCTGTGTATGTTCAAAGAATGCACATCTGTGAAAACAAAACCACCATATGTGACATCAGACAAGATGTTCTTAACAGTCGCAGGACAAGGTCAAGTGCTTTTTTAAGATAAGCACGCCAGATTTGTCCGTGACACCTGTTAAaattttagtaaaatatttttcaatacaATCACATTACAAACATCACAGCGaatatgaatattaaatgtaattataaatatatcaagaaTCTAAAGAATAGCAAATAGGggctctgtcgttgctactctgtgatcagcactgcagaaattgcccTATGTATCTTTGTAGGAGGGTAGTTGGTAGTGCTGCATCATTTGATagtgtttaatgttttaatgtatgCATGATCCTTTGGCCTTGGGTCTTTAAACCacaaatcaaaatgt is a genomic window of Hoplias malabaricus isolate fHopMal1 chromosome X1, fHopMal1.hap1, whole genome shotgun sequence containing:
- the LOC136676110 gene encoding sperm microtubule associated protein 2-like, whose translation is MALRSPEASARICQLAQPKKTHVLLTEKSLSAAPLLKPSVRTHFLATPKQEHPQYSPDRPVSCPVVRSALEAVASERLQVLATPRLRKPLFDGFDPYRVSSAALAAIASPRLQELSLPPARRCRTK